A genomic window from Paenibacillus antri includes:
- a CDS encoding iron chaperone has product MEVFGEFLERMPNPQHRARTEEVLGWVRKRFPNLLPKVAWNQPMYTDHGTFIIGFSVAKQHLAVAPERAGIVRFTDDIVQAGYDHSKELVRIPWDRPVDFSLLENMIEFNILDKADCSTFWRK; this is encoded by the coding sequence TTGGAAGTTTTTGGAGAATTTTTAGAGCGTATGCCTAACCCGCAGCATCGGGCGCGAACGGAAGAGGTTTTGGGTTGGGTGAGGAAGAGATTTCCGAATTTATTGCCTAAAGTTGCGTGGAATCAGCCGATGTATACCGATCACGGCACATTTATTATTGGCTTTAGCGTAGCCAAACAACATTTGGCCGTTGCCCCTGAAAGGGCGGGGATTGTCCGTTTCACGGATGACATTGTGCAGGCCGGCTACGATCACAGCAAGGAGCTGGTACGGATCCCGTGGGACCGTCCGGTCGATTTCTCATTACTTGAGAACATGATCGAGTTTAATATATTGGACAAGGCCGACTGTTCTACCTTTTGGCGGAAATAG
- a CDS encoding copper amine oxidase N-terminal domain-containing protein, translating to MKKAFFGLLFGIILFVSSSSSITYAANIQIKVDGVAISSDAKPEIKNKRTMVPLRAISESLGATVEWSDSEVILVKNDMKVMLKLNSSEAEKNGEKIALDVKPYLKNNRVFVPIRFIAETFGCNVDYSGSAVTVETVPLAIDGVPIKALQEEYHMTMGGVVQQINGNAYIEAVYRIFKENKGEKVEAPEHYSWMFTIDTLGSYYKNAQYDFLDHEGNSIVRYDVYSLIRSFPSELLTGYPELLIHDATADEWYLFDDQARQSIGRFIGDASRNGFLTVIKDTVV from the coding sequence ATGAAAAAGGCATTCTTCGGTTTGTTATTTGGGATCATTCTATTTGTCTCGTCGTCATCCTCAATTACTTATGCGGCAAATATTCAAATCAAAGTCGACGGCGTTGCGATTTCATCCGATGCAAAGCCGGAAATCAAGAACAAACGGACAATGGTACCTCTCCGGGCGATCAGCGAAAGTTTGGGAGCCACCGTCGAGTGGTCCGATTCCGAAGTCATTCTCGTTAAAAACGATATGAAAGTCATGTTAAAACTGAACAGTTCCGAAGCGGAGAAAAACGGTGAAAAGATAGCGCTCGATGTGAAGCCATACTTGAAAAATAACCGGGTTTTCGTTCCGATTCGTTTTATCGCGGAGACGTTCGGATGCAATGTCGATTACAGCGGCTCCGCAGTAACCGTCGAGACGGTACCATTGGCTATCGACGGCGTTCCAATAAAGGCATTGCAAGAAGAATACCATATGACGATGGGCGGCGTGGTTCAGCAAATTAACGGGAATGCATATATCGAAGCCGTATATCGTATTTTCAAAGAAAACAAAGGGGAAAAGGTCGAAGCTCCCGAACATTATTCGTGGATGTTTACGATAGACACGCTTGGATCGTATTACAAAAATGCACAATATGATTTTCTGGACCATGAAGGGAACAGCATCGTTCGTTACGATGTATATTCATTAATTCGTTCCTTCCCGTCCGAACTCTTGACAGGGTACCCGGAGCTCTTGATTCATGATGCGACTGCGGATGAATGGTATTTGTTTGACGATCAAGCAAGACAATCCATCGGGCGGTTCATCGGCGACGCATCGAGGAACGGTTTCCTGACGGTGATAAAGGATACAGTGGTGTAA
- a CDS encoding VOC family protein, translating to MKIIVTSIFVQDQDKALEFYTETLGFVKKHDVPVGEFRWITLVSPDEQDGTELLLEPNNHPAAKEYQKKIFAEGIPATMFGVADIHKEYERLLDNGVKFTMKPTKMGELAIAVFDDTCGNLIQMIQK from the coding sequence ATGAAAATCATTGTTACGAGTATATTCGTTCAAGATCAAGACAAGGCATTGGAGTTTTATACAGAAACGCTGGGCTTTGTAAAAAAACATGACGTTCCCGTCGGAGAATTCAGGTGGATAACGCTTGTTTCTCCCGATGAGCAAGACGGAACCGAGCTTTTGCTCGAACCGAATAACCATCCTGCCGCCAAAGAGTATCAAAAGAAGATATTTGCCGAAGGCATCCCGGCAACCATGTTCGGCGTTGCAGATATTCATAAAGAGTACGAACGATTATTGGATAACGGCGTAAAGTTTACTATGAAGCCGACCAAAATGGGCGAACTCGCAATAGCCGTCTTCGACGATACATGCGGTAACCTTATTCAGATGATACAGAAGTAA
- a CDS encoding ATP-binding cassette domain-containing protein: MSESNQEYIVISGARENNLKNVSLRIPKRKITIFTGVSGSGKSSIVFDTIATESQRLLNENFSTFVRNFLPRFPQPDADRIENLSMAVVVDQKRLGGGSHSTMGTITDISPILRLLYSRFGQPYVGQANMFSFNDPQGMCPDCNGIGRSLRVDMSKAIDMSKSLNEGALLLPDYAKNGWEWNMIVESGSFDLDKKLQDYSEEELEQLLYGKAKKVKVLFGGKEMNITVEGVIEKFTNKYIKRDIKTMSERTQRAVAPYISEGPCTGCRGARLSQAALSCKINGLSIADMSSMEVGQLIRVIREIDDPAAAPVVKSLTERLQHLVDIGLDYLTLDRETDTLSGGESQRVKMVKHLSGSLVDVTYIFDEPSVGLHPRDVHRLNGLLQKLRDKGNTVIVVEHDPDVIKVADHIVDVGPQAGSRGGTIVYEGSFQGLLEAGTLTGTHMNRPLQLKRDCREPSGKLSIRGATLHNLRNVSVDIPAGVLTVVTGVAGSGKSTLINDVFLGQHPDAIVIDQSAVGVSTRSNPATYTGIMDDVRKAFASANKVNQGLFSFNSKGACENCQGLGVVYADLAYLDSVKLPCEVCGGRRFKEEVLEYKLNGKSIAEVLEMTVEQALDFFQLKEVVRKLQSMSDVGLNYITLGQPLSTLSGGECQRIKLASELHKKGSVYVMDEPTTGLHMSDIGHLMGIIDRLVDAGNTVIVIEHNLEVISQADWIIDMGPDGGSKGGRVVFEGTPSQIIHAEQSITGRYLA, from the coding sequence ATGAGCGAATCGAATCAAGAGTATATCGTCATCTCGGGCGCGAGGGAAAACAATCTGAAGAACGTATCCTTGCGCATTCCCAAGCGGAAGATCACGATCTTCACTGGGGTATCCGGATCCGGCAAGTCGTCGATCGTGTTCGATACGATCGCTACCGAATCTCAGCGTCTGCTGAACGAAAACTTCAGCACGTTCGTCCGGAACTTTCTGCCGCGGTTCCCGCAGCCGGATGCGGATAGAATCGAAAATCTTAGCATGGCCGTCGTTGTGGATCAGAAGCGGCTGGGCGGAGGTTCCCATTCCACGATGGGCACGATTACCGACATTTCTCCCATTCTCCGTCTCCTCTATTCCAGATTCGGCCAGCCGTACGTCGGACAAGCGAATATGTTCTCGTTTAACGATCCGCAAGGCATGTGTCCCGATTGCAACGGCATCGGCCGCAGTCTGCGCGTCGACATGAGCAAGGCAATCGACATGTCGAAGTCGTTGAACGAAGGTGCGCTCCTATTGCCGGATTATGCGAAGAACGGCTGGGAATGGAACATGATCGTGGAGTCCGGTTCCTTCGATCTCGACAAGAAGCTTCAGGATTACTCCGAGGAGGAGCTTGAGCAGCTGCTCTACGGCAAGGCGAAGAAAGTGAAGGTGCTGTTCGGCGGGAAAGAAATGAATATCACCGTAGAAGGCGTGATCGAGAAATTCACCAATAAATACATCAAACGGGATATAAAGACGATGTCCGAGCGCACGCAGCGAGCTGTTGCGCCATACATCTCCGAAGGCCCCTGCACCGGCTGCCGCGGCGCGAGACTCAGTCAAGCTGCGCTCAGCTGCAAGATCAATGGACTGAGCATCGCCGATATGTCCTCCATGGAGGTCGGACAGCTTATCCGCGTCATTCGGGAGATTGACGATCCTGCCGCCGCTCCAGTCGTCAAGTCGCTGACGGAGCGGTTGCAGCATCTGGTGGATATCGGACTGGACTATTTGACGTTGGACCGCGAGACGGATACATTGTCCGGCGGCGAGTCGCAGCGCGTCAAGATGGTGAAGCACTTGAGCGGAAGTCTGGTGGATGTCACTTACATTTTCGATGAGCCCAGCGTCGGCTTGCACCCCCGCGACGTGCATCGGTTAAACGGGTTGCTTCAGAAGCTGCGCGATAAGGGCAATACCGTGATCGTCGTCGAGCATGACCCCGATGTGATTAAGGTGGCGGATCATATCGTCGACGTCGGGCCTCAAGCCGGCAGCCGCGGCGGTACTATCGTGTACGAAGGAAGTTTCCAAGGCTTGCTGGAGGCTGGTACGTTAACAGGCACCCATATGAATCGGCCGCTCCAGTTGAAGCGCGATTGCAGGGAGCCGTCCGGCAAGCTGTCCATCCGGGGTGCCACGCTGCACAACTTGCGAAACGTGAGCGTAGACATCCCCGCCGGAGTGCTGACCGTCGTTACGGGCGTCGCCGGCTCGGGCAAGAGTACGCTGATTAATGACGTATTCCTCGGCCAGCATCCGGATGCGATCGTCATCGACCAGTCGGCGGTCGGCGTGTCGACACGCTCGAATCCCGCGACCTACACGGGCATTATGGACGATGTGCGCAAGGCGTTCGCTTCCGCGAACAAGGTCAACCAAGGCTTGTTCAGCTTCAACTCCAAGGGGGCATGCGAGAACTGCCAAGGGCTGGGTGTCGTGTATGCGGACCTTGCCTATCTCGACAGCGTGAAGCTGCCTTGCGAGGTATGCGGAGGCAGACGGTTTAAAGAAGAGGTGCTCGAGTACAAGCTTAACGGCAAATCCATTGCAGAAGTGTTGGAGATGACGGTGGAGCAGGCACTGGATTTCTTTCAGCTGAAAGAGGTTGTGCGCAAGCTCCAGTCGATGAGCGATGTGGGATTGAACTATATTACGCTCGGGCAGCCGCTCAGCACGCTCTCGGGCGGGGAATGCCAACGCATCAAGCTGGCAAGCGAATTGCATAAGAAGGGCAGCGTCTACGTGATGGACGAGCCGACGACCGGCCTCCATATGTCGGATATCGGTCACCTCATGGGGATCATCGACCGTCTTGTGGATGCCGGCAATACGGTAATCGTCATCGAGCACAATCTCGAGGTAATCAGCCAAGCGGATTGGATTATCGATATGGGGCCGGACGGAGGCAGCAAGGGCGGCCGGGTAGTATTCGAGGGCACGCCTTCGCAGATCATCCATGCGGAGCAGTCGATCACGGGACGATACTTGGCGTAA
- the dapA gene encoding 4-hydroxy-tetrahydrodipicolinate synthase, giving the protein MLQSNDLKGIFVPVVTPFTQDGELDLPSFERYLGQLLRHPIQGIVINGTTGEAPTVEWAEVEALFEVARTVIRRLGVRTPIIVGTGTNDTRTTVRRTAAAGEWGADAVLVVTPYYSRPSEEGTFRHFQAVVETGTPLVAYEVPERTGIRLSAETMERILTLDGVIGLKDATGGIDLLHALAGRTEKPMMAGSDDTFARMLRRGASGGILASAQFRTEAFLEVNRLAANGLFDEAEAAFSKLLPLTRLLFRETNPSPIKWMLAQSGILASDEVRLPLTPITRSLQEELSAFL; this is encoded by the coding sequence ATGCTTCAATCGAACGATCTCAAAGGTATTTTCGTCCCGGTGGTTACCCCGTTCACCCAGGACGGCGAGCTGGACCTGCCTTCTTTCGAGCGCTATCTCGGTCAATTGTTACGTCATCCGATACAAGGGATTGTGATCAACGGAACGACCGGCGAAGCGCCGACGGTAGAATGGGCGGAGGTCGAAGCGTTGTTCGAGGTTGCGCGGACGGTCATTCGGAGGCTTGGAGTACGTACGCCCATCATCGTCGGGACCGGCACCAACGACACAAGAACAACCGTAAGAAGGACGGCGGCGGCCGGCGAGTGGGGCGCCGATGCGGTTCTGGTCGTTACCCCATATTACAGCCGCCCGTCCGAAGAGGGAACGTTCCGACACTTTCAGGCCGTTGTCGAGACCGGAACGCCCCTTGTGGCATATGAGGTGCCGGAGAGGACGGGGATTCGGTTGTCGGCCGAGACGATGGAGCGGATCCTTACACTGGATGGGGTCATTGGCCTCAAAGACGCTACAGGAGGCATCGACTTGCTGCATGCATTGGCAGGTCGAACGGAGAAGCCGATGATGGCCGGCTCCGACGATACCTTCGCACGGATGCTCCGCCGCGGCGCAAGCGGAGGCATATTAGCGTCGGCACAATTCCGAACGGAAGCCTTTCTGGAAGTCAATCGGCTGGCGGCGAACGGGTTGTTCGACGAGGCGGAGGCAGCCTTCAGCAAGCTGCTCCCGCTTACCCGTCTGCTCTTCCGGGAGACGAATCCCTCCCCGATCAAGTGGATGCTCGCGCAATCCGGCATTCTCGCCTCCGACGAGGTACGCCTACCGCTTACCCCGATTACCCGGTCATTGCAAGAGGAACTGTCGGCGTTCCTGTGA
- a CDS encoding LysR family transcriptional regulator, giving the protein MDLTYLNTFRVVALHRSFTRAAAELGYAQSSVTMQMQKLEQYYEAKLFERSGRGVRLTSAGDELLKSAMLMLELHQQSRESLARQSGGTLTIGTIDSIASYVLPDVIQPLKADDPELSIRIVTGREQAMINRVKEGELDVCLLLEEGPPELDLQWITIREEPLVFLMNPSDARKAREALTLEQLQDTEWIMAEESCNYRSMLERVLRSEGISYRIALELGNPEAIKRCLAAGSGVSLLPRMAAEDEIRSGKLVELPIRHPEIRLDLLLGLRPKKWISQPLRAFIERVRA; this is encoded by the coding sequence ATGGACCTGACCTATCTCAATACGTTCCGCGTCGTGGCACTCCATAGGAGCTTTACCCGCGCCGCGGCGGAGCTCGGTTACGCACAATCGAGCGTAACGATGCAGATGCAGAAGCTGGAGCAATACTACGAGGCGAAGCTGTTCGAACGATCGGGCAGGGGGGTGCGATTGACGAGCGCCGGCGACGAATTGTTAAAGAGCGCGATGCTTATGCTTGAACTCCACCAGCAGTCGAGGGAGTCTCTGGCGCGGCAGAGCGGCGGGACGCTGACGATCGGGACGATCGATTCGATCGCCTCATACGTTCTGCCGGACGTCATCCAGCCGCTGAAGGCAGATGATCCTGAGCTTTCTATCCGGATCGTGACCGGCCGCGAACAGGCAATGATCAACCGAGTGAAGGAAGGGGAACTGGACGTCTGTCTTCTACTGGAGGAGGGTCCTCCTGAACTCGATTTGCAATGGATAACAATCAGGGAGGAGCCGCTCGTCTTTCTTATGAATCCCTCCGACGCTCGGAAGGCGCGAGAAGCACTTACGTTAGAACAATTGCAAGATACCGAATGGATCATGGCGGAGGAAAGCTGTAATTATCGCTCGATGCTTGAACGCGTGCTTCGGTCTGAGGGCATCTCCTACCGAATCGCATTGGAGCTCGGCAATCCGGAAGCGATCAAGCGGTGCTTGGCGGCCGGTTCCGGCGTCTCGTTGCTGCCGCGAATGGCGGCGGAGGATGAGATTCGGAGCGGCAAGCTTGTCGAGCTACCTATTCGTCATCCCGAAATTCGCTTAGATTTGCTTCTCGGCCTGCGGCCCAAGAAGTGGATCTCGCAGCCGCTGCGGGCGTTTATAGAGAGGGTCAGAGCCTAG